A region of Photobacterium sanguinicancri DNA encodes the following proteins:
- the pabB gene encoding aminodeoxychorismate synthase component I, producing MICKSQSSLKIEQLKYHPTASLEWFSPLSAMPWAMILRSAANNHPDNRFDILVADPLATLETQGEITRIKLSEGDEKTSTDDPFELVASLQASLLPSVNTMTDIPFLGGALGFFGYDLGRRVEKLPSTSIQDLTTPDMAVGIYDWALIADHQRQELFLVSPKNSNRLAWLTELKNSAQLNHEKHGLQHADEFALTSEWSANMTFASYCKKFNQVQEYLTSGDCYQINLAQRFSASYNGNEWAAYCKLDATNGAPFSGFIRTNQSCILSVSPERFLQHKQGYIQTKPIKGTRPRFTDQQQDQASAEALRCAEKDRSENLMIVDLLRNDIGRVAKAGTVKVPSLFAIESFPAVHHLVSTVTGELDNPYSPSDLLRACFPGGSITGAPKVRAMEIIEELEPNRRNMYCGSIGYISQCGNMDTSITIRTLVAEHDKMYAWAGGGIVADSEVNSEYQETLDKLSKILPVL from the coding sequence ATGATTTGTAAATCGCAATCCTCACTAAAGATAGAACAGCTCAAGTATCATCCAACGGCATCTCTGGAGTGGTTTTCACCACTATCCGCAATGCCGTGGGCTATGATATTACGCTCTGCTGCAAACAATCATCCAGATAATCGCTTTGATATTTTAGTTGCTGATCCTTTAGCCACTTTAGAGACACAAGGTGAAATAACCCGTATTAAATTGTCAGAAGGTGATGAAAAAACAAGCACCGATGATCCGTTTGAGTTAGTCGCATCGCTACAAGCTTCATTATTACCGTCGGTTAACACTATGACGGATATCCCTTTTCTTGGTGGGGCCTTGGGCTTTTTTGGCTATGATTTAGGGCGACGAGTCGAGAAGTTACCTTCCACATCAATCCAAGACTTAACCACACCTGATATGGCTGTTGGAATTTATGATTGGGCTCTGATTGCCGATCATCAACGCCAAGAACTGTTTTTAGTCTCTCCCAAAAACAGTAATCGATTAGCTTGGTTAACCGAACTTAAAAACAGTGCGCAATTGAACCACGAAAAACATGGTTTACAACATGCTGATGAATTTGCATTAACATCTGAATGGTCTGCCAACATGACTTTTGCGAGTTATTGCAAAAAGTTTAATCAAGTGCAGGAATATTTAACATCTGGTGATTGTTACCAAATCAACTTAGCACAACGTTTTTCAGCAAGTTATAACGGTAATGAGTGGGCGGCATATTGTAAGTTAGATGCAACGAATGGTGCGCCGTTTTCTGGTTTTATCCGCACGAATCAAAGCTGTATTTTATCTGTATCACCAGAACGATTTTTACAGCACAAACAAGGATATATTCAAACCAAACCAATAAAAGGCACTCGCCCCCGCTTTACTGATCAGCAGCAAGATCAAGCCAGTGCTGAGGCACTGCGTTGCGCAGAAAAAGATCGTTCTGAAAACTTAATGATCGTTGATTTATTGCGTAACGATATTGGCCGAGTCGCAAAAGCAGGCACGGTAAAAGTACCGAGTTTGTTTGCAATTGAAAGCTTCCCAGCAGTCCATCACCTTGTTAGCACTGTCACTGGCGAATTAGATAACCCGTATTCACCATCAGATTTACTACGCGCATGTTTCCCTGGCGGTTCGATTACTGGTGCACCTAAAGTACGTGCGATGGAAATCATTGAAGAACTAGAGCCAAACCGCCGCAATATGTACTGCGGCAGCATTGGTTACATTAGCCAGTGCGGCAATATGGACACCAGCATTACCATTCGTACCTTGGTCGCTGAGCACGATAAAATGTATGCATGGGCAGGCGGTGGCATTGTAGCTGACAGTGAAGTGAACAGTGAGTATCAAGAGACACTGGACAAGCTGAGTAAAATACTTCCTGTTTTATAG
- a CDS encoding fumarate hydratase: protein MTVIRKEDVISSVADALQYISYYHPLDFVQALEKAYNKEQSQAAKDAIAQILINSRMSAEGHRPICQDTGIVTCFVKIGMNVQWDSDLTVQEMIDEGVRQAYTNPDNPLRASVVADPAGSRTNTKDNAPAVVHIDMVPGNKVDIQIAAKGGGSENKTKMVMLNPSDDIAEWVEKTVPLMGAGWCPPGMLGIGIGGTAEKAAVLAKESLMESIDIHELQARGAQNAEEELRLDIYDRVNKLGIGAQGLGGMTTVIDVKIKTAPTHAASKPVCMIPNCAATRHVHFTLDGQGPAELTPPKLEDWPEVTWEVGDNVRRVNVDEITKADVQEWKSGETVLLSGKILTGRDAAHKRIQDMLARGEDFPVDFNNRFIYYVGPVDAVGDEVVGPAGPTTSTRMDKFTDMMLEQAGLTGMIGKAERGPMAIESIKENKAVYLMAVGGAAYLVAKAIKKARVVAFEDLGMEAIYEFEVEDMPVTVAVDSTGNNAHQTGPDIWKVKIAEMDA from the coding sequence ATGACTGTCATCCGTAAAGAAGATGTGATTAGTAGTGTTGCAGATGCTTTGCAATATATCTCTTACTATCACCCACTGGACTTTGTTCAAGCATTGGAAAAAGCGTACAACAAAGAACAAAGTCAGGCAGCGAAAGATGCTATCGCGCAGATTTTAATAAACTCGCGAATGTCTGCGGAAGGTCACCGCCCAATTTGTCAGGATACAGGCATTGTTACTTGTTTTGTTAAGATCGGCATGAATGTCCAGTGGGACAGCGATTTAACAGTGCAAGAAATGATAGATGAAGGTGTACGACAAGCTTACACCAACCCAGATAACCCGCTACGTGCATCCGTTGTTGCTGATCCAGCAGGTAGCCGTACGAACACCAAAGATAATGCTCCAGCGGTTGTGCATATTGACATGGTACCGGGCAACAAAGTTGATATTCAAATTGCAGCCAAAGGCGGCGGTTCTGAAAATAAAACAAAAATGGTGATGTTGAACCCGTCTGATGATATTGCAGAGTGGGTTGAGAAAACCGTACCACTAATGGGTGCTGGTTGGTGTCCTCCGGGTATGCTTGGTATAGGTATTGGCGGTACAGCTGAAAAAGCAGCGGTACTGGCAAAAGAATCCTTAATGGAATCGATTGATATCCATGAGCTACAAGCGCGCGGTGCACAGAATGCAGAAGAAGAACTTCGCTTAGATATTTATGATCGTGTGAACAAGCTAGGTATTGGTGCACAAGGCCTTGGTGGCATGACGACGGTTATTGATGTGAAAATCAAAACTGCGCCAACCCATGCTGCCTCTAAACCTGTTTGTATGATCCCGAACTGTGCGGCAACACGCCATGTTCATTTCACGCTTGATGGTCAAGGTCCTGCAGAATTAACACCGCCGAAACTTGAAGATTGGCCTGAAGTAACATGGGAAGTGGGTGATAACGTTCGTCGTGTGAATGTAGACGAGATCACTAAAGCGGATGTTCAAGAGTGGAAATCAGGCGAGACAGTACTGCTGTCAGGTAAAATTTTAACTGGTCGTGATGCAGCGCATAAGCGTATTCAAGACATGCTGGCACGTGGTGAAGATTTCCCTGTTGATTTCAATAACCGCTTTATTTATTACGTAGGTCCTGTTGATGCAGTGGGTGATGAAGTTGTAGGCCCTGCTGGCCCAACAACATCAACGCGTATGGATAAATTTACTGACATGATGTTAGAGCAAGCTGGCTTAACAGGCATGATTGGTAAAGCTGAACGCGGTCCAATGGCAATCGAATCTATCAAGGAAAACAAAGCGGTTTACTTGATGGCAGTGGGCGGTGCAGCTTACCTTGTTGCGAAAGCCATCAAAAAAGCACGTGTTGTCGCTTTTGAAGATTTAGGTATGGAAGCGATTTACGAGTTTGAAGTGGAGGATATGCCAGTGACAGTGGCTGTTGATTCAACTGGTAATAATGCCCACCAGACAGGTCCAGATATCTGGAAAGTGAAAATTGCTGAAATGGATGCTTAA
- a CDS encoding efflux RND transporter permease subunit translates to MKQDIASYFIENKVISWMLTLIFMIGGTMAFFGLGRLEDPAFTIKDAMVVTSYPGATPLQVEEEVTYPIEKAIQQLTYVDEVNSISSRGLSQITVTMKNNYGPDDLPQIWDELRRKVNDLKPSLPPGVADPSVIDDFGDVFGILLAITGNGYSYKELNDYVDYLRREIELVDGVGKVSVTGTQQEQVFIEISLQRLTSLGISPQTIYGTLAAQNLVSSAGAVRVGDEYIRVHPTGEFKNVDELGDLIITESGAEGLIYLRDVATIQRGFKEIPSNLINFNGKQALNVGISFVSGVNVVKIGDQVQRRLAELKEQQPIGINISAVYSQPTEVDKSVSGFVVSLGQAVAIVIVVLLFFMGLRSGLLIGLILLLTVLGTFVFMKWMAIDLQRISLGALVIALGMLVDNAIVVVEGVLIGMQKGRTRSQAASDIVTQTKWPLLGATVIAVMAFAPIGLSQDSTGEYCRTLFTVLLVSLMLSWFTAISLTPFFCDMFFKSVKIDENAKDSDPYAGKFFVVYKASLEWCMRRAWLTVVSLVIMLGVSLYGFTLLKQSFFPSSTTPMFMVDVWLPEGTDIRATNAALKELEGALQQQDGVEYVSSSAGKGSQRFMLTYTPEKSYASYGELIVRLESFDAVLPNMAMFSELLDKEFPQLEYKLKQIMLGPSSGAKIEARLVGPDPTVLRSLGKQVVDIMHADPGAFNIRHDWRERTKVIEPVFNESQARRYGITKEEVDDLLQMAFSGLTVGIYRDGTNLMPIVARLPEKERVDVSTIEGMKIWSPVNQGYVPLQQVMLGVNIRWEDPLIVRKDRKRMLTVMADPNPLGDETAATVQARIQPVIEGLDYPPGYSLEWGGEYESSADAQASLFSTMPMGYLVMFLITIFLFKKVKEALIVWATVPLAVIGVTTGLLALNTPFGFMALLGFLSLSGMLVKNGIVLIDQIEIEVASGKDMYSAVVDAAVSRVRPVCMAAITTVLGMLPLLPDVFFKPMAVTIMFGLSFATVLTLIVVPVLYRLFHKVEIPDSSSVQLATQS, encoded by the coding sequence ATGAAACAAGATATCGCATCCTATTTCATCGAAAATAAAGTGATTAGCTGGATGTTGACGCTTATCTTTATGATCGGCGGCACCATGGCTTTCTTTGGTCTTGGCCGTTTGGAAGACCCTGCTTTTACGATTAAAGATGCCATGGTGGTGACCTCATACCCTGGCGCCACCCCGCTGCAAGTTGAAGAAGAGGTGACGTACCCGATTGAAAAAGCGATTCAGCAGCTGACCTATGTCGATGAGGTGAATTCCATTTCAAGTCGTGGCTTATCACAAATAACGGTCACGATGAAAAACAACTATGGCCCAGACGATTTACCCCAAATTTGGGATGAACTACGCCGAAAGGTCAACGATTTAAAACCGAGCTTACCACCCGGTGTTGCTGACCCTTCGGTGATTGATGATTTTGGTGATGTGTTCGGCATTTTATTAGCGATAACGGGGAATGGTTACAGCTACAAAGAATTGAATGATTACGTTGATTACCTACGACGAGAAATCGAGTTAGTTGATGGTGTTGGTAAAGTGTCAGTCACTGGAACGCAGCAAGAACAAGTCTTTATTGAGATATCACTCCAGCGTTTGACTAGTTTGGGAATTTCTCCCCAAACGATTTATGGCACCTTAGCGGCACAAAACTTAGTTAGCAGTGCAGGGGCTGTGCGTGTGGGTGATGAATATATTCGAGTTCACCCAACAGGCGAGTTCAAAAACGTTGATGAGCTTGGGGACTTGATCATCACGGAGAGTGGTGCAGAAGGGCTGATTTATTTACGTGATGTCGCCACCATTCAGCGTGGTTTTAAAGAAATTCCCTCCAATCTGATTAATTTCAATGGTAAGCAAGCACTGAACGTGGGGATCTCGTTTGTCTCTGGCGTCAATGTGGTGAAAATTGGTGACCAAGTTCAGCGTCGCCTTGCCGAATTGAAAGAACAGCAGCCTATTGGGATTAACATTAGTGCTGTTTATAGCCAGCCAACGGAAGTGGATAAATCGGTCAGTGGCTTTGTGGTCAGTTTAGGCCAAGCTGTCGCCATTGTGATCGTAGTGTTGTTGTTTTTTATGGGGCTACGGTCCGGTCTTTTGATTGGCTTAATTCTGTTACTGACAGTGTTAGGTACTTTTGTGTTCATGAAGTGGATGGCAATCGACTTACAACGTATCTCCTTAGGGGCTTTGGTTATCGCGCTGGGGATGCTGGTGGATAATGCCATCGTGGTGGTCGAAGGGGTGCTGATAGGGATGCAAAAGGGGCGGACTCGCTCTCAGGCTGCCTCTGATATTGTTACCCAAACCAAGTGGCCCTTGCTAGGGGCGACGGTTATAGCAGTAATGGCGTTTGCCCCCATTGGTTTGTCACAAGATTCGACTGGTGAGTATTGCCGAACCTTATTTACCGTATTACTTGTTTCCTTAATGCTTAGTTGGTTTACCGCGATTTCGCTCACGCCCTTTTTCTGCGACATGTTCTTTAAGAGCGTTAAAATCGATGAAAACGCCAAGGATAGTGATCCTTATGCGGGTAAATTCTTCGTCGTATATAAAGCCTCTTTAGAGTGGTGTATGCGCCGCGCATGGTTAACGGTTGTTTCGCTCGTGATTATGCTGGGTGTCAGTTTGTATGGGTTTACCTTACTTAAACAGTCCTTCTTCCCTTCTTCAACAACGCCTATGTTTATGGTGGACGTGTGGCTGCCAGAAGGCACCGATATTCGTGCGACCAATGCGGCGTTAAAAGAGTTGGAAGGGGCTTTACAACAGCAAGACGGGGTCGAGTATGTTAGCTCAAGTGCAGGGAAAGGTTCGCAGCGATTTATGCTGACCTACACACCTGAAAAAAGCTATGCCTCATACGGTGAACTTATTGTTCGCTTGGAATCGTTTGATGCAGTGCTACCTAATATGGCGATGTTTAGCGAGTTACTCGATAAGGAATTCCCACAGCTTGAGTACAAGCTCAAACAAATCATGCTTGGTCCATCTTCTGGCGCCAAAATTGAAGCGCGTCTTGTTGGGCCTGATCCAACGGTGTTACGTAGCTTAGGAAAGCAAGTGGTCGATATTATGCATGCCGATCCCGGTGCGTTTAATATTCGTCATGATTGGCGTGAACGTACCAAGGTTATTGAGCCTGTATTTAATGAAAGCCAAGCGCGTCGATACGGTATTACCAAAGAAGAAGTTGATGACTTATTACAAATGGCTTTTTCTGGCTTAACGGTTGGTATTTACCGAGATGGGACTAACTTGATGCCAATTGTGGCGCGTTTACCAGAGAAAGAACGGGTCGATGTTTCTACTATTGAAGGCATGAAAATATGGAGCCCCGTCAATCAAGGTTACGTACCGTTACAACAAGTCATGCTGGGTGTGAACATACGTTGGGAAGATCCGTTGATTGTTAGAAAAGACCGTAAGCGAATGCTAACTGTCATGGCCGATCCCAACCCATTAGGTGATGAAACGGCTGCAACGGTGCAAGCACGTATTCAACCTGTGATTGAAGGACTCGATTATCCTCCAGGCTATTCTTTAGAGTGGGGCGGTGAGTATGAATCGTCGGCTGATGCACAAGCGTCGTTATTCTCAACTATGCCTATGGGCTACTTGGTGATGTTCTTGATTACGATTTTCTTATTCAAGAAGGTTAAAGAAGCCTTGATTGTGTGGGCGACAGTTCCACTGGCGGTAATCGGTGTGACGACAGGCTTATTAGCCCTTAATACGCCATTTGGTTTTATGGCGTTACTTGGATTTTTAAGTCTTTCTGGCATGTTAGTTAAAAACGGTATTGTCCTGATTGATCAGATAGAAATTGAGGTAGCCAGCGGTAAAGACATGTATAGCGCCGTGGTTGATGCGGCGGTGAGTCGGGTACGACCTGTGTGTATGGCGGCGATAACAACCGTGCTCGGGATGCTACCTTTATTACCTGATGTGTTCTTTAAGCCAATGGCGGTTACTATTATGTTTGGTCTGAGCTTTGCCACTGTGCTGACCTTGATTGTGGTGCCTGTGCTTTATCGTTTGTTTCATAAGGTCGAGATTCCAGACTCTAGTTCGGTGCAGTTAGCGACGCAGAGCTAA
- a CDS encoding efflux RND transporter periplasmic adaptor subunit: protein MAACLSLAACGEKELAVAEPDSRPVKLMPVSVGNKDTFRTFPATVEAGDKAILAFRVSGELASISVNAGDVVKKGKKLAMLNVDELTQLMKQAQANYQLALVQFNRDVELRKTKVISELDYDTSKAALKQAKASLDKAKANLSYATLLAPYDGNISLSLIENYEFVNAKEPVLHIQSAGLINVTFQLPDHLFSRFKGYTNTINPVVTFDTELDKTYLAQFKEVDTEADPKTSSYKVTLYMERPRGKNILPGMSGQVRIKIPRGKVGAIPLRAIITEGSATYVWRVSDEGLIEKTAVELDENNRITQGLQDGDLIATSGVDELVDGQKVRSWIKERGL, encoded by the coding sequence ATGGCAGCATGCTTATCATTAGCGGCGTGTGGGGAGAAAGAACTCGCCGTGGCTGAACCTGATTCACGGCCAGTGAAATTGATGCCAGTTTCCGTTGGCAATAAAGATACGTTTCGAACTTTTCCTGCGACCGTTGAAGCTGGTGATAAGGCCATTCTGGCGTTTAGGGTTTCTGGTGAATTGGCCAGTATCTCTGTGAATGCTGGTGATGTTGTGAAAAAGGGTAAAAAGTTGGCAATGCTTAATGTTGATGAGCTCACGCAGTTGATGAAGCAAGCGCAAGCGAACTATCAACTGGCATTAGTTCAATTTAACCGTGACGTTGAACTGCGAAAGACCAAGGTGATATCTGAACTCGATTACGATACGTCCAAAGCCGCCCTCAAACAAGCCAAAGCCAGCCTTGATAAAGCCAAAGCCAATCTTAGTTATGCCACCTTACTTGCCCCTTACGATGGCAACATTTCATTGTCTTTGATTGAAAATTATGAATTTGTGAACGCGAAAGAACCGGTATTACATATTCAAAGTGCCGGATTAATTAACGTGACCTTCCAGTTGCCCGATCACTTATTTTCACGATTTAAAGGCTACACCAACACGATTAACCCAGTTGTGACGTTTGATACTGAGTTAGATAAAACCTATCTCGCACAATTTAAAGAAGTCGATACCGAGGCAGACCCAAAAACATCCAGCTACAAGGTGACGTTATACATGGAACGCCCGAGAGGTAAGAATATTTTGCCAGGGATGTCTGGACAAGTTCGGATAAAAATTCCTAGAGGGAAGGTCGGAGCGATTCCTCTGCGTGCGATTATCACCGAAGGCAGTGCAACGTATGTTTGGCGTGTTAGCGATGAGGGATTAATTGAAAAAACAGCCGTTGAATTAGATGAAAATAACCGAATCACGCAAGGACTCCAAGATGGAGATTTGATTGCTACTTCGGGGGTTGATGAATTGGTCGATGGTCAAAAAGTCCGTTCTTGGATTAAAGAGAGGGGGCTATAA
- a CDS encoding efflux RND transporter periplasmic adaptor subunit: MMKLLSTSGLFTIGLTAILVSGCDKAAVEPRVIAQPIKISTVSLANAAPLLTFPAVAAAADKSSLSFRIQGEVTKVLIRPGALVKKGQLLAELEPTDYQLEVDDALAKYNVADSQYRRSAKLVDKGYIAQSQFDELRAQRSIARARLDLARLRLTFTKLRAPFSGVISKVPIEEFENVQVGQQVMNIHSTKQVDIHIQAPDMVFSQRSAVEIERDRPNARVVMPDGVEYRAKLKEFTTELDPDSGTFLVTLTMPMPSDRFILDGMAVEVKADAQKLKIYQEGEPVVPVEAIFNEDGDGIEQANKFVWVVNTDNTVTKRQIITDKVVPEGVRILSGVTEGEQIVIAGGNRLRDGQSVIVVDEEDNQP, encoded by the coding sequence ATGATGAAGCTATTATCTACGTCAGGTCTTTTTACGATTGGTTTAACCGCTATTTTAGTGTCGGGCTGTGATAAAGCGGCCGTCGAACCAAGAGTGATCGCTCAGCCGATAAAAATTTCCACGGTGTCATTGGCCAATGCTGCACCATTATTGACTTTTCCCGCTGTCGCAGCTGCGGCAGACAAATCCAGCTTATCTTTTCGCATCCAAGGCGAAGTTACTAAAGTATTGATTCGTCCTGGTGCATTAGTGAAAAAAGGCCAGTTACTGGCAGAACTTGAACCTACAGATTATCAACTAGAAGTCGATGATGCGCTCGCTAAATATAATGTGGCAGATAGCCAGTATCGTCGTTCGGCAAAATTGGTCGATAAAGGCTATATAGCGCAGTCTCAATTTGATGAATTACGCGCCCAACGTAGTATCGCCAGAGCGCGATTAGATCTTGCGCGATTACGGTTAACCTTTACTAAACTACGTGCGCCTTTCTCTGGTGTTATCTCTAAAGTCCCCATTGAAGAATTTGAAAACGTACAAGTGGGCCAACAAGTGATGAATATCCATAGTACTAAGCAGGTGGACATTCATATTCAAGCGCCAGATATGGTTTTCTCTCAGCGTTCAGCGGTCGAGATTGAACGTGATAGACCCAATGCCCGCGTAGTAATGCCTGATGGCGTGGAATATCGCGCCAAGCTAAAAGAATTCACCACCGAGCTTGACCCTGATTCAGGCACTTTCCTTGTAACGTTAACCATGCCAATGCCTAGCGATCGCTTCATTCTTGATGGTATGGCCGTTGAAGTAAAAGCGGATGCGCAAAAGTTGAAAATTTATCAAGAAGGTGAGCCTGTTGTGCCCGTTGAAGCTATTTTCAACGAAGACGGTGATGGGATCGAACAAGCCAATAAATTCGTATGGGTCGTCAATACGGACAATACCGTCACGAAACGGCAAATCATAACCGACAAAGTGGTTCCTGAAGGGGTGCGAATTCTTTCTGGTGTGACAGAAGGTGAGCAAATAGTCATCGCGGGTGGTAATCGCCTTCGTGATGGGCAAAGTGTGATTGTTGTTGATGAAGAGGATAACCAACCATGA
- a CDS encoding CoA pyrophosphatase: MNQQQQLLSRFILAPTADYDESHQLRVRQHLAAHSFSKQQHRSAFKPAAVLISLVPRNNTFNVVLTQRAHHLKHHPGQVAFPGGKKEHSDVDLIDTALRETYEETGIICQRDNILGQLPPLPTISGYVVTPYLSTISPNYSPTLDRNEVDSLFEVPINHLINPLNIKSHKFPINGHLHDIYSISFSKYSIWGATAQMIKILSLQLWH; this comes from the coding sequence ATGAACCAACAGCAGCAATTACTAAGCCGATTTATACTGGCGCCGACCGCAGACTATGACGAAAGTCATCAGTTGCGAGTGCGTCAGCATCTTGCTGCGCATTCTTTTTCTAAGCAACAACACCGTTCTGCATTTAAACCCGCCGCTGTGCTTATTTCACTTGTTCCGCGTAACAACACCTTCAATGTTGTATTAACTCAACGCGCCCATCACTTAAAGCACCATCCAGGACAAGTTGCATTTCCTGGTGGGAAAAAAGAACACTCTGATGTTGATCTTATTGATACAGCGTTAAGAGAAACGTACGAAGAAACCGGCATTATTTGTCAACGTGATAACATTTTAGGACAACTTCCTCCACTTCCGACAATTAGCGGATATGTCGTCACACCATATTTATCAACCATTTCCCCAAACTACTCACCCACATTAGATCGCAACGAAGTTGATAGTTTATTCGAGGTTCCTATCAACCACCTAATCAACCCATTGAATATAAAAAGCCATAAATTCCCAATAAATGGCCATTTACATGATATTTATTCCATATCATTCAGCAAATATTCAATTTGGGGAGCAACAGCACAAATGATTAAAATTTTATCACTGCAACTTTGGCATTAG
- a CDS encoding aromatic amino acid transport family protein produces the protein MQTTTSSASATAPKTKWTYKDFTWALSLFGTAVGAGVLFLPIKAGAGGFWPLVILALIAAPMTWFAHKGLARFVLSSKNPEADITDTVEEHFGKSGAKIITFAYFFAIYPIVLIYGVGITNTVDSFLVNQMGMESIPRALLSGVLIALMTAGVVFGKELMLKATSAMVYPLVFILLALSIYLIPGWNTSMVEVAPDWSSMPTVIWLAIPIIVFSFNHSPIISQFTKEQRRVYGDNAVQKTDMITGGAAMMLMGFVMFFVFSVVLSMSPEQLAMAQAENISVLSYLANVHESPLISLLGPLVAFAAITSSYFGHFLGAHEGLVGLVKSEKTSVKKAEKISLGFIVITTWIVAIINPSILGMIETMGAPMIAGILFLMPVIAMYKVPAMAKYKTSAPVRIFTALCGVAAITSVIYGAL, from the coding sequence ATGCAAACTACTACAAGTTCCGCATCAGCAACTGCTCCAAAAACAAAGTGGACCTACAAAGATTTCACTTGGGCTCTATCACTATTTGGTACCGCTGTTGGTGCCGGTGTACTTTTCCTTCCAATCAAAGCAGGCGCTGGTGGCTTCTGGCCTCTCGTTATTTTGGCTTTGATCGCAGCACCAATGACTTGGTTTGCTCACAAAGGTCTAGCTCGTTTCGTTCTGTCTTCTAAAAATCCAGAAGCAGACATCACTGATACTGTTGAAGAACATTTCGGTAAATCTGGCGCAAAAATTATTACGTTTGCCTACTTCTTCGCCATTTACCCGATTGTACTTATCTACGGTGTAGGTATTACTAATACTGTTGATTCATTCCTTGTAAACCAAATGGGCATGGAATCAATTCCACGCGCATTACTGTCTGGCGTACTTATCGCTCTGATGACAGCAGGTGTTGTGTTCGGTAAAGAACTAATGCTTAAAGCGACATCAGCAATGGTTTACCCACTAGTATTCATCCTACTAGCACTTTCTATTTACCTGATTCCTGGCTGGAACACTTCTATGGTTGAAGTTGCACCAGACTGGAGCTCAATGCCAACAGTTATCTGGTTAGCAATCCCAATCATTGTTTTCTCTTTTAACCACAGCCCAATCATTAGCCAGTTCACTAAAGAACAACGTCGTGTATACGGTGACAATGCAGTTCAAAAAACTGACATGATCACTGGTGGTGCAGCGATGATGCTAATGGGCTTTGTAATGTTCTTCGTATTCTCTGTAGTACTTTCAATGTCTCCTGAGCAACTAGCAATGGCACAAGCAGAGAACATCAGTGTTCTTTCTTACCTAGCTAACGTTCATGAATCACCATTGATTTCTCTTCTAGGTCCACTAGTTGCATTCGCTGCAATCACATCAAGCTACTTCGGTCACTTCCTTGGTGCACACGAAGGTCTTGTTGGTCTAGTTAAATCAGAGAAAACATCTGTTAAGAAAGCTGAGAAAATCTCTCTAGGTTTCATTGTTATCACTACGTGGATTGTTGCGATTATTAACCCAAGCATCTTGGGTATGATTGAAACGATGGGTGCACCGATGATTGCAGGTATCTTGTTCCTAATGCCTGTTATCGCAATGTACAAAGTTCCAGCAATGGCTAAGTACAAAACTTCAGCGCCTGTACGTATTTTCACAGCACTATGTGGTGTTGCAGCGATTACTTCTGTAATCTACGGCGCACTATAA